One Oryctolagus cuniculus chromosome 7, mOryCun1.1, whole genome shotgun sequence genomic window, gctgTTTAGCGATTTATGACCTCGGAGGAGCTGTGGGTTCGAACCAGTGCTGGGTTAAGGGTGgcctggcagggggcaggggagctcTAAGATCTGGGGCGCTGCCAGGAAAAGGCAGATTCTTGAAGTTAATGgttttaagtgattttttaaatccTTGCTGGCGAAGAGGCCCGCCTATCCCCAGCATCAGCGCTTCCTCATTCCTTGGATCCGCGGCTCCGCGGTCTCCGGCGAGCGCCCAGCTCGAAGAAGCCTGTTAGCAATTTAAGCGGGCTGTGAACGCCcaggccgggcgggggcgggggcgggggcggggccgggcgggccgaTTTGAATAAGGAGGCGTGTCCCCGAGGCGGGCGCTATAaagggcgggcggcggcgggcgtGCGCGCATTGCTTGCTGCCCCAGTGGGTTTCTAGCTGTATCCTCTCGTGTGCATCTCCGAAGCCCTCCCGCTGCAACATGAAGGCGCTGAGCCCGGTGCGCGGCTGCTACGAGGCGGTGTGCTGCCTGTCGGAACGCAGTCTGGCCATAGCGCGGGGCCGCGGCAAGGGCCCGGCGGCCGAGGAGCCGCTGAGCCTGCTGGACGATATGAACCACTGCTACTCGCGCCTGCGGGAACTGGTACCCGGCGTCCCGCGAGGCACTCAGCTTAGCCAGGTGGAAATCCTGCAGCGCGTCATCGACTACATCCTCGACTTGCAGGTGGTCCTGGCCGAGCCGGCGCCCGGACCCCCGGACGGCCCGCACCTCCCCATCCAGGTGCGCGTGGGAGCCGGGGCGGGGTTTGAGCGCCCAGACCGGGATGCGGCGGGACCCCCGAGGTGCCGAGCGCTTTGCCTGACTCTCCCTTTGCTCTCCTCCTTTTGCAGACAGCAGAGCTCGCCCCGGAACTCGTGATCTCCAACGACAAGAGGAGCTTCTGCCACTGACCTGGATGACCTGGCACCTCCAGGTGAGTctggcctccccgccccccgggggTGGGTAGGGGCCGAGGGAGGCTGGAGTTGGCAGGCCTTTGAAAGGATTATCCCTTCCTTGGCGCAGGACCATtcaggccggggcgggggtggggggcgcaagTGAAATGTCGGTGGTCCCATCAAATGAATGGCAGAACCAGTTTCGGTCGAACGTGCGTTTCCCTGTTTAACCTTTGCACGTTGCCCCTGGCTGCATGCAGGGGCCAAAGAGCCAGGCAAGGAGGCGCGGTTCTGACCAAGTAAAATAGCCTTTCTGTTGGGAGTCATTTTAAAGGGCGCTGTGTCTtctccgcgcccccccccccgccccgccagcaGTGTCCATTCTGGGGGGAGGGCGAGCGCAAGCTCCGCCTGTGGTCCTTTGGCGCCAACTTGGGTGGGGGCAGCGTGGGGCGCGGAGTTATCAGCTGGAGGTAGAGAGCGAGTTTCCGCCCTGGCGCCGGCCAGTCTGCGGACGGCCCCCGCCTCGGCGCGCTCGGCGGAAACTGACggctcctctcttctcccccgCCCAGAACGCAGGTGCTGGCGCCCGTTCCGCCTGGGACCCCCCGCGACCTTCTCCGGCCGGAAGCCCGAGGGCATGGATGGGCCCCAACCTCGCCCTGCCCACTTCACTCCCCCGAACCCCCCTGTCTCGAGCCTGGACCTGGCGCCCGGGAGCGAAGGACTGTGAACTTGGGTGGCCGGAAGAGCCAGAGCTAGCGCAGGTCACCAGCTGGGCGTCGTCACCCTGCCCCCACTACACCCTCAAAGTTTTCAGACTCTTcccgtggggggtgggggtgagagtggGTACACCCCAAAGTCCGCCGAGGCGGCGGCAGGgctggtctcctggtctccctggagCAGCT contains:
- the ID3 gene encoding DNA-binding protein inhibitor ID-3 gives rise to the protein MKALSPVRGCYEAVCCLSERSLAIARGRGKGPAAEEPLSLLDDMNHCYSRLRELVPGVPRGTQLSQVEILQRVIDYILDLQVVLAEPAPGPPDGPHLPIQTAELAPELVISNDKRSFCH